The bacterium DNA window CATGGATAATCTCGAGAAGCTCTCGGGCAAGCGCGTCGAAGCGAAACTCGCCTCGCCGTCGGCCATCGTAGGCGCGATCGAGAATTCCTACGAGAAGATTCGCAAGCAGGGCGAAGTAACCGAAGCGATCGGCGACTTGCAGTTCTTTGCGACTTCAGACGAGGACGACGAAAGTCTTGTGGACATGAGCAAGACCGCGGCGACGGAAGACGCTCCCGTGGTCAAACTCGTGAATCTGATGCTGCAAGACGCGATCAACTCGCGGGCCACGGACATTCACATCGAGCCCTATGAAGACGCGCTGGTTGTGCGCTTCCGCGTGGACGGCGTGCTGATGGAGGTGATGCGCCCGCCGAAGGCCTCGCATTCGGGTATCGTATCTCGAGTGAAGATTCTCTCGAAGCTGAATATCGCCGAGAAGCGTTTACCGCAGGACGGCCGCTTCACAGTTCGCACTCCGGGCAAGGAAATTGACATGCGCGTCTCGATTCTGCCGCTCGTCACGGGCGAGAAGATCGTGATGCGTTTGCTGGACAAATCGGGTTTCGCCTTCAGTTTGACGACGCTCGGTTTTGACGAGGAAGACGGTAAGATATTCCGCCGCTGGATTCGTCAGCCGTACGGCATGGTGATCATCTCCGGACCGACGGGTGCCGGTAAGTCCACCACGCTGTTCGCCGCGTTGAATGAAATCAAGAGCGTTGAAGACAACATCACGACGGTCGAAGACCCGGTCGAATACCACGTGCCGGGCATCAATCAGGTGCAGACGAAAGCCAAGATTGGTCTGACCTTCGCGGCCGCGCTGCGCTCGATTCTGCGTCAGGACCCGGACAAGCTGCTGATTGGTGAAATTCGCGACGAAGAAACCGCGGACATCGCGGTCAAGTTCGCGCTCACCGGTCATTTAGTGTTTTCGACGGTGCACGCCAACGACGCTCCGACGACGATCACTCGCTTGTTGGACATCGGGGTTCCGCCGTTCCTGTGCGGTTCGGTGTTGAATCTTGTGATGGCGCAGCGCCTCGTGCGCCGTATCTGCCAGCACTGCAAGGTTGAGTACGAACCGGATGAAGCCGAGATGCAGTCGCTCGTGATTGACAAGGACTTCCTCAAGGGCCGGAAGTTCTGGCGCGGTCGCGGCTGTGCACAGTGCCGCAACACGGGCTACCACGGACGAACGGGTATTTTCGAGATTCTCGAGATGCGCCGCAACGTGCGCTCTTTGGTGTATGATAACGCGAATCAGGATGAGATTCGCAATGCGGCTTTGGCCAACGGCATGGTGACGTTGCGCGACGCCGCGTTCAAGAAGATTTTCGCGGGTGTGACCACAAGCAATGAGCTTCTGCGCGTGACGGTGCAGGAGATTTAATTCCAACGGACGGGCAAACAGGCGATGCCGACATATAGTTACGTCATCAAAGACGCCGCGGGCAACCGTCAGGAAGACAACATCAAGGCCGCGAGCTACGAGGCGGCCGTCGAGCAACTGCGGCGCAAGGGCGCGGCGCAGATTGTCTCGGTGCGCGAAATCAAGGGAGGCCTGGCGCTCGACGAAATGAGCGTCGGCGAACAGATCGGTCTGGCCATCTATCGTTGGCGCACGCGCGTGCCATTGAAGACTCTGGTCTTCTTCACGCGCCAGCTTTCGACGATGTTCTCGGCCGGTTTGACGATTGAGCGCGCGATTCAGAACCTCTTGCAGGAAGAGCGCAACTACCGCTTCAAAAAAGTGCTTGTGCAGGTGGCGACCGACCTCAAGAAGGGCTACGCCCTGTCGGAGTGCCTGGCGAAACACCCGGGCGTGTTTTCAAATCTGTTCGTGGCGCTGGTGCACGCGGGCGAAGTTTCGGGTAATCTGCACGTCATTCTTGAACAGCTTTCCGACTACCTCGAATCCGTCGCCGACACGCAGCGCAAGGTCATCTCGGCGATGTCCTATCCGGTGTTTTCGATCATCTTCCTGACCATCGTGATCTCGTTCTTGATGATCTTCGTGGTGCCGATGTTCGAGGATGTGTATTCGAAGTTCACGGCAAAACTGCCGTTTGCGACGCTGGTACTTATGAACATTTCGAAGCTCATGGTCAATCAGGCGCCGATTGTCTTCCTGTTCCTACTTGGGACGATTTCGGGTTTGTGGATTCTGACTAAGACCAAGCGCGGCGGCCTCGTCTGGGACTCGATGAAGCTGAAGTTCCCCGTCTTCGGCAATCTGCTGATGTCCTCGCTGATGGACAAGTTCGCGCGAACATTTGGTATTCTTATCGGATCCGGCGTGCCGGTCCTCGAGTCGCTGTCGCATGCCATTCGCGTCGTGGAAAATCGTGTGATTGGCAACGCGCTCCGTGATGCTCAGCATATGGTGAAGGATGGTTATGCGATTTCGGTCGCGCTGAAGAAGACCGGCGTCTTTCCGCCGATCATGGTGCAGCTTATTCAAACCGGTGAAGAAACCGGTGAGATTAACAAGCTGCTTGAGAAGGTTTCGGAATTCTACTCGAAGCAGGTGGACGCCACGATCGGCCGCCTGACCTCGCTGATCGAACCGCTGTTGATTATCCTCATCGGCGGCGTTATCGGCATCATTCTGATCGCGATCTACCTGCCGGTGTTCATGTTGGGCCGGGCGATTCAGTCGGGTTCGTAAGGCACAGGGCTTGCAATTTTCGACGGGTGACTGCATATTCTGCGGTCACCCGTTTTCATTGAAAGGACCGTTGAGGTGATTTCGACTCCTTGGGGCGACCTGCCCGCCTGGCCTGTTTACGCTGTTGTGGCCTTTTTGGGGGCCTGTTTCGGCAGTTTTGCCAACGTATTGATCTACCGACTGCCGGCTGAAGAGTCGCTCGTGCATCCGCCGTCGCGCTGTCCGGCGTGTGGCAAGGGCATTGCATGGTATGACAACATCCCCGTGTTAAGTTGGCTGCTGCTGCGCGGCAAGTGTCGTAGTTGCCGGGCGGCGATCTCGATCCAGTACCCGCTGATCGAGCTTGCCTCCGCTGGATTCGCCGTCCTCGCTGTCTGGAAGTGGGGGGCGACCTACGCTGGCTTGGCCCATGGGCTGCTGCTGATCGGCCTGCTGGCGCTGATTCTGATTGACCTGCGGCACTGGCTACTTCCCTTCGCGATCACGATTCCCCTGACGCTCCTTGGCCTGGCCGGGGCCGTGTTTGCCGACATGCTACCGATAAAGTCAGCGCTGCTTGGGGCCGGACTGGGCTTTGGAGCATTCCTCCTCATGTTAGTGGGTGGCAAGCTGGTGTTTGGCAAGGAAGCCATGGGCGGCGGCGATGTCGTGTTTGGGGCGATGGCGGGCAGTTTCGTGGGCTGGCAATTGACGTTGCTAATGATTTTCCTTGCCTCGCTCCTTGGGACATTTTATGCTATAGCTTTATTGATTTTACGCAAGGACGTTGCGGGCAGGTCCGTGCCATTTGGGCCCTTTTTGGCGGCGGCCTTGGCGATCTGCCTGTTTTGGGGGGCAGATATAGTCGGATGGTATCTGAAAATGCTGCGCTTGTGAGAACCACTTGACTTATTAGCACTTGCTGAGTAACTTATAGCGAACTGTCGAATAGCATCTTTACAGATATCACCTGCATAGACACCCTGCGTACCCCGCAGGAGCAAGAAAGGGAGTATCCCATGAAAAAGCCTTACCTGGTTTGTGCCCTTGCGCTGGCGGTTGCCGCGTCAGCTTGGGCCGCACCGACCACCTCGAAGGTCGTGAACACGGCGGCGAAGACGCCGGTCGTGGGCGCGACTACCGAGGTCAATCACACGGCGACGGTTTCGCACCGTCAGCCGCAGACGTTGGACGTGGTTGGCGATGTGTACGTCGCCGGCACGACCTACTATGACTATCAGCACAATGGAACCGCCGGCCGCATGATTGGCGTTGACCCGCTGGGTTTCGTGCACGTGGCGTGGATGAACGGTGTCACCGAAGACTTGGCTCAGCGTGACGCTTTCTACAACTGCTGGGATCCTGCGACATCCGATTGGGAAGCGTTGATTCCCGATGGTGGTGTGGCTGCCAACTCGGCCCGCGCCGGTTACGTGACCTTGGCGGTTGCGGACAACGGTTTCGCCTTCCCGGCGTTCCACTCGACGTTCCCGGGCGATGCGCAGCTTTCGACGCACGCGGCGATTGACTTCACGCCGCACGCCGGCGCGTATACGCCGTTCTCGGTTGGCCTTTATGGTGAGAGCCAGGTGCTGTGGCCGAAAGTCGTGCGCGACACGGACGGCACGCTGCACGGCGTTTCGACGTCGGATCCCGATGTGGACCAAGGGTACCACTACTGGAAGGGCGTTCCGACTTACGAATCGGGCTTTGGTATTGACATTCAATTCACGACGTTTAGCACGGGTGACCGCTACCAGATTTTGGGCGTCGGTGAAGTCATTGCTCCGGACGTAGCCGCTTCGCCGGTCTCTGACCGTGTCGCGGTTATCTTCAATGACTCGCGTGGCGGCGAAGGCGGCATCACGCAGATCAACAACGATCTGATGCTGGTGATTTCGGAAGACGGCGGTATGAACTGGGCGCCGCCGATTGACCTGACGGATTGGATCGAACCCGACCTCGGTTGTGCCTCCAACGATACGATCGCCTGCAACGGCGAC harbors:
- the tadA gene encoding Flp pilus assembly complex ATPase component TadA, whose product is MREKLGEILVRKGLINAGQLNEALTLQKEKRKRIGEMLVVLGAVSEEKVYAALAEQWGYDFIPADSLVAKNPNALAIVPEAFAKEHALIPLMLTDTTLTVAMADPDDIVAMDNLEKLSGKRVEAKLASPSAIVGAIENSYEKIRKQGEVTEAIGDLQFFATSDEDDESLVDMSKTAATEDAPVVKLVNLMLQDAINSRATDIHIEPYEDALVVRFRVDGVLMEVMRPPKASHSGIVSRVKILSKLNIAEKRLPQDGRFTVRTPGKEIDMRVSILPLVTGEKIVMRLLDKSGFAFSLTTLGFDEEDGKIFRRWIRQPYGMVIISGPTGAGKSTTLFAALNEIKSVEDNITTVEDPVEYHVPGINQVQTKAKIGLTFAAALRSILRQDPDKLLIGEIRDEETADIAVKFALTGHLVFSTVHANDAPTTITRLLDIGVPPFLCGSVLNLVMAQRLVRRICQHCKVEYEPDEAEMQSLVIDKDFLKGRKFWRGRGCAQCRNTGYHGRTGIFEILEMRRNVRSLVYDNANQDEIRNAALANGMVTLRDAAFKKIFAGVTTSNELLRVTVQEI
- a CDS encoding type II secretion system F family protein, translated to MPTYSYVIKDAAGNRQEDNIKAASYEAAVEQLRRKGAAQIVSVREIKGGLALDEMSVGEQIGLAIYRWRTRVPLKTLVFFTRQLSTMFSAGLTIERAIQNLLQEERNYRFKKVLVQVATDLKKGYALSECLAKHPGVFSNLFVALVHAGEVSGNLHVILEQLSDYLESVADTQRKVISAMSYPVFSIIFLTIVISFLMIFVVPMFEDVYSKFTAKLPFATLVLMNISKLMVNQAPIVFLFLLGTISGLWILTKTKRGGLVWDSMKLKFPVFGNLLMSSLMDKFARTFGILIGSGVPVLESLSHAIRVVENRVIGNALRDAQHMVKDGYAISVALKKTGVFPPIMVQLIQTGEETGEINKLLEKVSEFYSKQVDATIGRLTSLIEPLLIILIGGVIGIILIAIYLPVFMLGRAIQSGS
- a CDS encoding prepilin peptidase — translated: MISTPWGDLPAWPVYAVVAFLGACFGSFANVLIYRLPAEESLVHPPSRCPACGKGIAWYDNIPVLSWLLLRGKCRSCRAAISIQYPLIELASAGFAVLAVWKWGATYAGLAHGLLLIGLLALILIDLRHWLLPFAITIPLTLLGLAGAVFADMLPIKSALLGAGLGFGAFLLMLVGGKLVFGKEAMGGGDVVFGAMAGSFVGWQLTLLMIFLASLLGTFYAIALLILRKDVAGRSVPFGPFLAAALAICLFWGADIVGWYLKMLRL